One Micromonospora sp. WMMD812 genomic window carries:
- a CDS encoding phosphatase PAP2 family protein has protein sequence MADTMVQIVRRVLLPVALLLSVMLLLGGLVTRVLVRSWPFTAEDAVNRELAADRTAGWNDVSLVFSTLASTQMIVLVTALAALALRLWLRRWREPLFLCAAVSAQALVFLLTTMVIDRRRPAVEHMDVSPPTSSFPSGHTSAAVALYVGIAVLLALQVRSTAAKASWWMLLVLVPVGVALTRMYRGMHHPSDVVASFLNGGACVAIMARSILDRGVRWGRATLPTVTPTSDDRATPRSEPLVP, from the coding sequence ATGGCCGACACCATGGTCCAGATCGTCCGTCGCGTGCTGCTGCCGGTGGCTCTGCTGCTCTCCGTCATGCTGCTTCTGGGCGGGCTGGTCACCCGGGTGCTCGTCCGGTCCTGGCCGTTCACCGCCGAGGACGCGGTCAATCGGGAACTCGCCGCCGATCGCACGGCCGGTTGGAACGACGTGTCGCTCGTCTTCAGCACCCTGGCCAGCACCCAGATGATCGTGCTGGTCACCGCGCTGGCCGCGCTGGCACTGCGGCTGTGGCTACGTCGCTGGCGGGAGCCGCTGTTTCTCTGCGCCGCGGTCAGCGCGCAGGCGCTGGTGTTCCTGCTGACTACGATGGTCATCGACCGCCGGCGGCCGGCCGTCGAGCACATGGACGTCTCCCCGCCCACGTCCAGCTTTCCGTCCGGGCACACCTCGGCGGCGGTGGCCCTCTACGTGGGCATCGCTGTGCTGCTGGCGCTGCAGGTACGCAGCACCGCCGCCAAGGCCAGCTGGTGGATGCTGCTCGTGCTGGTGCCGGTCGGCGTCGCGCTGACCCGCATGTATCGGGGCATGCACCACCCGAGCGACGTGGTCGCGTCCTTCCTCAACGGCGGCGCCTGCGTGGCCATCATGGCCCGGTCGATCCTTGACCGTGGCGTTCGATGGGGGCGCGCGACACTGCCGACCGTCACCCCCACCAGCGACGACCGCGCCACACCTCGCTCCGAGCCCCTCGTGCCGTGA
- a CDS encoding phosphatase PAP2 family protein, producing the protein MSTPGPRTLVPVDGVSWRRRRLDPEHSLGLRLTLAAMAAFLVLVPFSLLGLLVLDAWPPLHRLDAAVTDTLHGYALTHPEWVRVMSIWTNVFGPMPLRAGALVVVIWLVSRGARRLALWVAVTMLVGGLLGPLLKLLVGRDRPELLDPVARAAGYAFPSGHALNATLAAGVLLVVFLPHRSGPGRSALWAGALLLAVVTGVSRVTLGVHWTSDVVGGWLLGTAVVAATAAALTVWRHRVRLAPAQAVRDGVAPEPGERSGED; encoded by the coding sequence ATGAGCACGCCCGGCCCGCGCACCCTGGTCCCCGTCGACGGGGTGTCGTGGCGACGCCGCCGGCTCGACCCCGAGCACTCGCTGGGTCTACGCCTGACCCTGGCCGCGATGGCCGCGTTCCTGGTGCTCGTGCCGTTCTCGCTGCTCGGGCTCCTCGTGCTCGACGCCTGGCCGCCGCTGCACCGGCTGGACGCGGCGGTGACCGACACGCTGCACGGGTACGCGCTGACCCACCCGGAGTGGGTCCGGGTGATGAGCATCTGGACCAACGTGTTCGGGCCGATGCCGCTGCGCGCCGGCGCGCTGGTGGTGGTGATCTGGCTGGTCAGCCGGGGCGCGCGCCGACTGGCGCTCTGGGTGGCGGTCACCATGCTGGTGGGCGGGCTGCTCGGCCCGCTGCTCAAGCTGCTCGTCGGCCGCGACCGGCCGGAACTGCTGGACCCGGTGGCCCGGGCCGCCGGCTACGCCTTCCCGTCCGGGCACGCCCTCAACGCCACCCTGGCCGCCGGGGTGCTGCTGGTGGTTTTCCTGCCGCACCGGAGCGGGCCGGGGCGCTCGGCGCTCTGGGCTGGCGCGCTGCTGCTGGCCGTGGTGACCGGGGTGAGCCGGGTGACGTTGGGCGTGCACTGGACCAGCGACGTGGTCGGCGGTTGGCTTCTCGGCACGGCCGTGGTGGCCGCCACCGCCGCGGCCCTCACCGTCTGGCGGCACCGAGTGCGGCTGGCTCCGGCCCAGGCAGTCCGCGATGGCGTCGCGCCGGAGCCCGGGGAGCGATCCGGGGAGGACTGA
- a CDS encoding MarP family serine protease, translating to MSAVDLVLLLLMLVFAISGYRQGFVIGILSFSGFFLGALIGLQVGPLLARQFVDSGTRVLISLVAVFGLAVAGQALAGWLGSNLRAAITGSGLRKVDDVGGAFVSLFAVLLVAWLVAVPLGSSSLPWLASSVRNSALLTVVDRVLPDQAQQLSTALRDTVDTNGFPDVFGDLAPTRARQVEPPDPALAGSQVVVNGQRAVVKVLGSAPSCSRRIEGSGFVYADDRVMTNAHVVAGTRSVSVELGGDRYDGEVVVYDPDRDLAVLYVPGLPGPSMRFAAGNAGSGADAIVLGFPLDGPYNAQSARIRDVDRITGPDIYSSGDVTREIYTIRALVRSGNSGGPLVSSNGLVLGVIFAAAADDPNTGFAVTAAEARPVALAGAERTRATGTGECT from the coding sequence TCTTCCTCGGCGCCCTGATCGGCCTCCAGGTCGGGCCGCTGCTCGCCCGCCAGTTCGTGGACAGCGGCACGCGGGTCCTGATATCGCTGGTGGCCGTCTTCGGGCTCGCCGTGGCGGGTCAGGCGCTCGCCGGCTGGCTCGGCTCCAACCTGCGCGCCGCGATCACCGGCTCCGGCCTGCGCAAGGTCGACGACGTCGGCGGCGCGTTCGTCTCGCTCTTCGCCGTGCTCCTGGTCGCCTGGTTGGTCGCGGTGCCGCTGGGTTCGTCGTCACTGCCCTGGCTGGCCTCGTCGGTCCGGAACAGCGCGCTGCTCACGGTGGTGGATCGGGTCCTGCCCGACCAGGCCCAGCAGCTCTCGACGGCGCTGCGCGACACCGTCGACACCAACGGCTTCCCGGACGTCTTCGGTGACCTCGCCCCCACCCGGGCCCGTCAGGTGGAGCCGCCGGATCCGGCGCTCGCCGGCTCCCAGGTGGTGGTCAACGGCCAACGCGCGGTGGTGAAGGTGCTCGGCTCCGCGCCGAGCTGCTCGCGGCGGATCGAGGGCTCCGGCTTCGTGTACGCCGACGACCGGGTGATGACCAACGCGCACGTGGTCGCCGGCACCCGTTCGGTGTCGGTGGAGCTGGGCGGCGACCGGTACGACGGCGAGGTGGTCGTCTACGACCCCGACCGGGACCTGGCGGTGCTGTACGTGCCGGGGCTGCCCGGTCCGTCGATGCGGTTCGCGGCCGGCAACGCGGGCAGCGGCGCGGACGCGATCGTCCTCGGCTTCCCGCTCGACGGGCCGTACAACGCCCAGTCGGCGCGGATTCGGGACGTGGACCGGATCACCGGACCGGACATCTACTCCTCGGGCGACGTGACACGGGAGATCTACACGATCCGGGCGCTGGTCCGCAGCGGCAACTCCGGTGGGCCGCTGGTCTCCTCGAACGGGCTCGTGCTGGGGGTGATCTTCGCGGCGGCGGCGGACGATCCGAACACCGGCTTCGCGGTCACCGCGGCGGAGGCCCGCCCGGTCGCCCTGGCCGGCGCCGAGCGCACCCGCGCGACCGGCACCGGCGAGTGCACCTGA
- the tilS gene encoding tRNA lysidine(34) synthetase TilS — protein MAALAPPVAAVRLAVRRALTGLAGDGPVLVGCSGGADSLALAAATAFVAPRLGRRAGLVTVDHGLQAGSAERAAAVAAWAGEIGLTPVESVRVEVAGRPGGPEAAARDARYQALAAAAGRHRAAALLTGHTRDDQAETVLLALARGAGPRGLAGMPARRDLAGVPLLRPLLAVTREQTRAACAALGLTPWQDPHNADPAYARARVRAEVLPALVDALGAGVLDGLARTARLVAADAAALDDLADAALATARHPDGGLAVPELAALAPAVRGRVLHSWARELGAPPGALSHRHVAALEALVTGWRGQGAAYLPGGLRVLRRADRLLLADPR, from the coding sequence GTGGCCGCACTCGCCCCGCCGGTGGCCGCCGTCCGGCTGGCGGTCCGTCGCGCGCTGACCGGCCTGGCCGGAGACGGCCCGGTGCTGGTCGGCTGCTCGGGCGGCGCCGACTCGCTCGCCCTGGCCGCCGCCACCGCCTTCGTCGCCCCGCGACTCGGCCGGCGGGCCGGCCTGGTGACAGTCGACCACGGACTCCAGGCGGGTTCCGCCGAGCGGGCCGCCGCGGTGGCGGCCTGGGCCGGCGAGATCGGCCTGACGCCGGTCGAGTCGGTGCGGGTCGAGGTGGCCGGGCGGCCCGGCGGTCCGGAGGCGGCTGCCCGGGACGCGCGCTACCAGGCGCTCGCGGCGGCGGCCGGGCGGCACCGGGCGGCGGCGCTGCTCACCGGGCACACCCGCGACGACCAGGCCGAGACGGTGCTGCTCGCGCTGGCCCGGGGCGCCGGGCCGCGCGGGCTGGCCGGGATGCCCGCCCGGCGGGACCTGGCCGGGGTGCCGCTGCTGCGGCCACTGTTGGCGGTGACCCGCGAGCAGACCCGGGCGGCGTGTGCCGCCCTCGGCCTCACCCCGTGGCAGGACCCGCACAACGCCGACCCGGCGTACGCCCGTGCCCGCGTCCGCGCCGAGGTGCTGCCCGCGCTGGTCGACGCGCTCGGGGCGGGGGTGCTGGACGGGCTGGCGCGCACCGCCCGGCTGGTCGCCGCGGACGCCGCCGCCCTCGACGACCTGGCCGACGCGGCGCTCGCGACGGCCCGGCACCCCGACGGCGGGCTCGCCGTGCCCGAGCTGGCCGCCCTCGCCCCGGCGGTCCGCGGCCGGGTGCTGCACTCCTGGGCGCGTGAGCTGGGCGCCCCGCCGGGCGCGCTGTCGCACCGGCACGTGGCGGCGCTGGAGGCGCTGGTCACCGGCTGGCGGGGCCAGGGGGCCGCGTACCTTCCCGGCGGCCTTCGGGTGCTCCGCCGCGCCGACCGGCTGCTCCTGGCCGACCCGCGCTGA
- the dacB gene encoding D-alanyl-D-alanine carboxypeptidase/D-alanyl-D-alanine-endopeptidase: MSAPPGAPDPAAPPPRRRRRLPVVLAVVLLLVLAGVGVVVVRPGPVAGWLDPGAESPQATTGPPDPAPSAVLADADPNAPLPTADGIRAALDPLVRAAALGDRVNVSVADVSTGESLFAKGADDGTVPASVTKLVTGVTVLAARGPAYRIPTRAVAGANPGEVVIVGGGDPTLAVDKNGFYPGAARLDDLAAQVKQALGGTAPTKVIVDSSLYSGPVHEPGWDDDIPTGGYGGAITALMTDGARGDVSQAKKDHEDGNHAADRVSQPDLTAGRAFARLLGLPNSAVSRGKAPAGGAGAAAGAPGSELGKVESLPMVRLVDMMITDSDNIIAEAMARQVALAKNKPASFVGAAAAMDAVAGELGLPADELALADGSGLSRTDRISPSLLTDLIALAGSGSHPELAAIFGGLPVGGWSGTLNERYEAAATKAGAGVVRAKTGTLTGVHAIAGLVTTADGRLLTFAVLTDRAPADGQTAARGALDRIAATLARCGCR, from the coding sequence GTGAGCGCACCGCCCGGCGCCCCGGATCCGGCCGCCCCGCCGCCCCGGCGCCGGCGTCGGCTGCCGGTGGTGCTCGCCGTGGTCCTCCTGCTCGTGCTCGCCGGCGTCGGTGTGGTGGTGGTGCGTCCCGGCCCGGTCGCCGGCTGGCTCGACCCGGGGGCGGAGTCTCCGCAGGCGACCACGGGACCACCCGACCCGGCGCCGTCGGCAGTGCTGGCCGACGCCGACCCGAACGCCCCGCTGCCCACCGCCGACGGGATACGCGCCGCGCTCGATCCGCTGGTCCGGGCCGCCGCCCTCGGCGACCGGGTGAACGTGTCGGTGGCGGACGTGTCCACCGGGGAGTCGCTCTTCGCCAAGGGCGCCGACGACGGCACCGTCCCCGCCTCGGTGACCAAGCTGGTCACCGGGGTCACCGTGCTGGCCGCGCGGGGGCCGGCGTACCGGATCCCCACCCGGGCGGTGGCCGGCGCGAACCCCGGCGAGGTGGTGATCGTGGGCGGTGGCGACCCCACCCTGGCGGTCGACAAGAACGGCTTCTACCCGGGCGCCGCCCGCCTGGACGACCTGGCTGCCCAGGTCAAGCAGGCTCTCGGCGGGACCGCCCCGACCAAGGTGATCGTCGACTCCTCGCTCTACTCCGGCCCGGTCCACGAACCCGGCTGGGACGACGACATCCCGACCGGCGGCTACGGCGGGGCGATCACCGCCCTGATGACCGACGGCGCGCGCGGCGACGTCTCGCAGGCCAAGAAGGACCACGAGGACGGCAACCACGCCGCCGACCGGGTGTCGCAGCCCGACCTCACCGCCGGCCGCGCGTTCGCCCGGCTGCTCGGTCTGCCGAACTCGGCGGTCAGCCGGGGCAAGGCGCCCGCCGGCGGGGCCGGCGCGGCGGCCGGCGCCCCCGGCAGCGAGCTGGGCAAGGTCGAGTCCCTGCCGATGGTCCGGCTGGTCGACATGATGATCACCGACAGCGACAACATCATCGCCGAGGCGATGGCCCGCCAGGTGGCGCTGGCGAAGAACAAGCCGGCCTCGTTCGTCGGGGCCGCCGCGGCGATGGACGCCGTGGCCGGCGAGCTGGGCCTGCCCGCCGACGAGTTGGCCCTCGCCGACGGCAGCGGCCTGTCGCGCACCGACCGGATCAGCCCGTCGCTGCTCACCGACCTGATCGCGCTCGCCGGCAGCGGCAGCCACCCTGAGTTGGCCGCCATCTTCGGCGGCCTGCCGGTCGGTGGCTGGTCCGGCACCCTGAACGAGCGTTACGAGGCGGCGGCGACCAAGGCCGGCGCCGGTGTGGTCCGGGCCAAGACCGGCACGCTCACCGGCGTGCACGCCATCGCCGGGCTGGTGACGACCGCCGACGGGCGGCTGCTCACCTTCGCCGTGCTCACCGACCGCGCGCCGGCGGACGGGCAGACCGCCGCCCGGGGCGCGCTGGACCGGATCGCCGCCACCCTGGCGCGCTGCGGCTGCCGCTGA
- a CDS encoding inorganic diphosphatase — protein MDFDVTVEIPKGHRNKYEVDHKTGRIRLDRTLFTSTQYPADYGFIEGTLGEDGDPLDALVLVPEPTFPGCLIRCRTIGMFRMTDEKGGDDKVLCVPYEDPRQEHLRDIHHLGEFDRLEIQHFFEVYKDLEPGKSVEGATWVGRTEAEAEIRASYRRAEEAEERGDAAH, from the coding sequence ATGGATTTCGACGTCACGGTTGAGATCCCCAAGGGTCACCGCAACAAGTACGAGGTCGACCACAAGACCGGGCGCATCCGGCTTGACCGCACCCTCTTCACGTCCACCCAGTACCCGGCGGACTACGGCTTCATCGAGGGCACCCTCGGCGAGGACGGCGATCCGCTGGACGCGCTGGTGCTGGTCCCGGAGCCGACCTTCCCGGGCTGCCTGATCCGGTGCCGCACCATCGGCATGTTCCGGATGACGGACGAGAAGGGTGGGGACGACAAGGTCCTCTGCGTCCCCTACGAGGACCCGCGCCAGGAGCACCTGCGCGACATCCACCACCTCGGCGAGTTCGACCGGCTGGAAATCCAGCACTTCTTCGAGGTGTACAAGGACCTGGAGCCGGGCAAGTCGGTCGAGGGCGCCACCTGGGTGGGGCGTACCGAGGCCGAGGCCGAGATCCGGGCGTCCTACCGGCGCGCCGAGGAGGCCGAGGAGCGCGGCGACGCCGCGCACTGA
- a CDS encoding zinc-dependent metalloprotease: MAQFVDWDLAAATAGALGKSGPRVTYSEATDVVSDLRRLTEEAAGHVADYTGLRPQVTHPPVRVVDRRDWAATNIAGLREVITPLVGRLAGDKQPGAITEAIGSRLTGVQAGTVLAYLSGRVLGQYEVFSADPGQLLLVAPNIVEVERKLGADPRDFRLWVCLHEVTHRTQFTAVPWMRAYFLSEVQAFVDASSGGEHLLERLRRGVATLSDAIRDPESRTSVLDLVQTPAQRAVLDRLTALMTLLEGHAEFVMDGVGPQVIPSVERIRAAFNRRREAGNPLEKAIRRLLGVDVKMRQYAEGRKFVHGVVERVGMEGFNKIFGSPLTLPRLEELGDPDAWVARVHGPVGPVQAAG; this comes from the coding sequence ATGGCGCAGTTCGTGGACTGGGATCTGGCCGCCGCGACCGCGGGGGCGTTGGGTAAGTCGGGCCCGCGGGTGACCTACTCCGAGGCCACCGACGTGGTCAGCGACCTGCGGCGGCTCACCGAAGAGGCGGCCGGGCACGTGGCCGACTACACCGGTCTGCGGCCGCAGGTCACCCACCCGCCGGTGCGGGTGGTCGATCGGCGTGACTGGGCCGCCACCAACATCGCCGGGCTGCGCGAGGTGATCACCCCGCTGGTCGGCCGGCTCGCCGGCGACAAGCAGCCCGGGGCCATCACCGAGGCGATCGGGTCGCGGCTGACCGGTGTGCAGGCCGGCACCGTGCTCGCGTACCTGTCCGGCCGGGTGCTCGGCCAGTACGAGGTGTTCTCCGCCGACCCCGGGCAGTTGCTGCTGGTCGCGCCGAACATCGTCGAGGTGGAGCGGAAGCTGGGCGCCGACCCGCGCGACTTCCGGCTCTGGGTCTGCCTGCACGAGGTGACCCACCGGACCCAGTTCACCGCGGTGCCGTGGATGCGGGCGTACTTCCTCAGCGAGGTGCAGGCCTTCGTCGACGCCTCGTCCGGCGGCGAGCACCTGCTGGAGCGGCTGCGCCGGGGCGTCGCCACGCTGTCCGACGCGATCCGCGACCCGGAGAGCCGCACCAGCGTCCTGGACCTCGTCCAGACGCCGGCCCAGCGGGCCGTGCTGGACCGGCTCACCGCGCTGATGACGCTGCTGGAGGGGCACGCCGAGTTCGTGATGGACGGCGTCGGCCCGCAGGTCATCCCGAGCGTCGAGCGGATCCGGGCGGCCTTCAACCGGCGGCGCGAGGCCGGGAACCCGCTGGAGAAGGCGATCCGCCGGCTGCTCGGCGTGGACGTCAAGATGCGCCAGTACGCCGAGGGCCGCAAGTTCGTACACGGCGTCGTGGAGCGGGTGGGCATGGAGGGCTTCAACAAGATCTTCGGCTCGCCGCTGACCCTGCCCCGGCTCGAGGAGCTCGGCGACCCGGACGCCTGGGTCGCCCGGGTGCACGGGCCGGTCGGCCCGGTCCAGGCCGCCGGCTGA
- the mycP gene encoding type VII secretion-associated serine protease mycosin — protein sequence MTGVRHSCPPAARRLAGRALLGVAATVVAVAGPVAPAGAAPASAREVTGAPMALAPGDAPSRPDQVRDEQWQLDELNAATAWRSATGRGVTVAVIDSGVDGSHPDLVGQVLPGLDLVTPGGGPEPDPVGHGTTVASLIAGRDDDKQGVVGLAPDARILPVRVLDAENRYDDAMIVARGVRWAVDNGARVINLSLGGSGDSPALAAALDYAFARDVVVIACTGNLATSTSTKVWYPAREPGVIAVAGLERSSENLWSGSITGRATVLTAPATGLVGARPRGYWRVQGTSFAAPLVAATAALVRSRYPQMSAGEVVNRLLATARDIGPTGRDDRFGYGLVDPVAALTADVPSVSGNPLDDNASPGVVGFGAAPGLDQGDPAAGAGSDPLSLTAPRQQTRWTARPAGAQDDSAPERLWTGAAVFVALVTGAALMVRRFRQRGR from the coding sequence GTGACTGGGGTTCGGCACAGCTGCCCGCCGGCGGCCCGACGGCTCGCCGGCCGGGCGCTGCTCGGCGTCGCGGCGACCGTCGTCGCGGTCGCCGGTCCGGTGGCGCCCGCCGGTGCCGCCCCGGCCTCCGCGCGCGAGGTCACCGGTGCCCCGATGGCGCTCGCTCCGGGCGACGCGCCGAGCCGGCCGGACCAGGTCCGTGACGAGCAGTGGCAGCTCGACGAGCTGAACGCGGCCACGGCGTGGCGCAGCGCGACCGGGCGCGGGGTCACCGTCGCCGTGATCGACTCCGGAGTGGACGGCAGCCACCCCGATCTCGTCGGGCAGGTGCTGCCCGGGCTCGACCTGGTCACCCCCGGGGGCGGCCCCGAGCCCGACCCGGTCGGCCACGGCACCACGGTGGCCAGCCTCATCGCCGGGCGCGACGACGACAAGCAGGGCGTGGTCGGGCTCGCGCCGGACGCGCGGATCCTTCCGGTCCGCGTCCTCGACGCCGAGAATCGCTACGACGACGCGATGATCGTCGCCCGCGGGGTCCGCTGGGCCGTCGACAACGGCGCCCGGGTGATCAACCTGTCGCTGGGCGGCAGCGGTGACAGCCCCGCCCTGGCCGCCGCCCTGGACTACGCGTTCGCCCGCGACGTGGTGGTCATCGCCTGCACCGGCAATCTCGCCACCTCGACCAGCACGAAGGTCTGGTACCCGGCCCGCGAGCCGGGCGTCATCGCGGTCGCCGGCCTGGAACGCAGCAGCGAGAACCTCTGGTCCGGGTCGATCACCGGCCGGGCCACGGTGCTCACCGCGCCGGCCACCGGACTGGTCGGCGCACGTCCCCGCGGCTACTGGCGGGTGCAGGGCACCAGCTTCGCGGCCCCGCTGGTGGCCGCCACCGCCGCGCTGGTGCGCTCCCGCTACCCGCAGATGTCGGCGGGTGAGGTGGTCAACCGGCTGCTCGCCACCGCACGGGACATCGGCCCGACCGGCCGGGACGACCGCTTCGGATACGGCCTGGTGGATCCGGTGGCGGCCCTGACCGCCGACGTGCCGTCGGTGAGCGGCAACCCGCTGGACGACAACGCCTCCCCCGGCGTGGTGGGCTTCGGGGCCGCGCCGGGGCTCGACCAGGGCGACCCGGCGGCCGGCGCGGGCAGCGACCCGCTCAGCCTCACCGCTCCGCGCCAGCAGACCCGGTGGACCGCCCGCCCGGCCGGTGCGCAGGACGACTCGGCGCCGGAACGGCTCTGGACCGGAGCCGCGGTCTTCGTCGCGCTGGTCACCGGCGCGGCGTTGATGGTGCGCCGGTTCCGTCAGCGCGGCCGCTGA